The window CAATTTTCACAGTTTATTAATTGACAAACAACCAATTACATGTTTTCAGAAAATTATGCTCTGTAGTGTATAATAACTGGATGCTTGGTTGTATTTTGCACTAGCACAGGTGGCCAGTAGCAAAAGCACACTAAGACAGTCTTTCGCCATTGTGGGTTAACATTCTCTAATCTGTTTGACATTATACTGTAGGACACACAAGTGAATGCAGGAAGTACACACAAACTCCCCATAGAAAAGACCAGTACACCAAGTTACTAAACTGTTAGTTCTGGTGACCATATGACATGTGGGCCAACATACTCACCCTGGGAACAAAGAAGAGATCGGCACTAAACTTGTATAACCAGTCATCTAGGAAATGGAAGAGAAGAGACTCCATATCTTCACCTTTAGAGTAGAAAcaataagagagagaggggtaaaCATACACTTTAATGACAGCAGCACTGATAGAAAACAGTATGACTGAGGCTTGAATCAAACAGAAGACTCTCACCCTCTGACTCCACATCGACTGTATCAATCGGTGCCAccgtctctgtgtctgtcatgTAGCCGAACATGCCCATGGCACACTGCTCGAAGGCTTCTTCCAGAGTGTTTCCCCAGGAGTGAATTCTGGGAAGAGAAAATGTATGTCACGACAACACGGACCACCACAGAAGAACAACGTGAAaggaaatatgaatatatgatAAAAGAAATCAGAAGCACACTCACTGTACATCTGCTGTATGATCCAAATCTGTGGAATCATACACATGGAAACATGATCACACATTGGAAGTTGATTTCTCACTATTACTATCAGCCAACTCAAGGCAACATGTACAATATACccacagaatgaaaaagagTAGAAACATCAAGACTGTTCTTCACGTTTGTCAAACGGTTAATacaactaaacacaaacactacactacactaaacacaaacacaaacactacactaaacacaaacactacactaaacacaaacactacacaCGTAGCTCGGCTCCATGAGTCAGACTTACATTCATACTTCCTGGTGATCGGCGGGTATTTAGACTTGGCGGCTATCTGCGCCTCTGTCAGGTCTAACTCGCGCTCGTTCATTGTGGCTGTGAGTTGGTTTAAAGTCTTAACATACGAACATAAAGTCTGATCGTCACCATGTCGACGATACAATCATCGAGCAACTTCCGTGTGTAGCAATGTGTCGCGGTGTCTACTTCCTGTCGGCTCTGCTGAACGCTGATTGGCTGGTCGCGTTCTATGGAGTTGGCGCCATCGCGATCCTTCTTGCTGTCTCCGGAGCTCTTTCCTCCCAGAAAACAGGGCTCTCTGGCAACGCCAGCGGCTAGACTGCGGCGCAATGGCAGATAAAGAGGGTAGGAGTGTGGCTGAGATGACTGTACCTGTGTGTGGGTTCAGTACAGCGTGGTACAGAGTCAGAGTCCGGGGCGGAGCGGTGGTTGTCGGCGCGCCGGGCAGCATCTCCCCTCATTGTCAGGGAGCAGCCAGCTAGCTGGCAGCTAGTGTTCACTGCTAGCAGGCTGGGGCTTTAATCCACGAGTGTCGGGTAACTGACTGTTCCACATGGGAAGAAGTGCTGCTCAGGATCCACCttgattttgtgtttatgttgctAACTCCAGCTTCGTGTGCTAACGTTatctttttaataaagaaacTAGTGTTgcttgttaattattttttatttaacaaggAAAGTACATGAACTTCAGGAAGACGCTTTGTTTTGACAGCTGTTTGTtactgttgtgtgttgctgttgttttgactgttgtgtgttgctgttgttttgacagctgtgtgatgctgttgttttgacagctgtgtgtggctgttgttttgactgttgtgtgttgctgttgttttgactgtttgtgcgctgttgttttgactgttgtgtgttgctgttgttttgactgttgtgtgttggtttgactgttgtgtgctgttgtgttgtgttgctgttgttttgactgctgtgtgttgctgttgtttggactgttgtgtgttgctgttgttttgactgctgtgtgttgctgttgttttgactgttgtgtgttgctgttgtttggactgttgtgtgttgctgttgttttgactgctgtgtgttgctgttgttttgactgttgtgtgttgctgtggttttgactgctgtgtgttgctgttgttttgactgttgtgtgttgctgttgttttgactgctgtgtgttgctgttgttttgactgctgtgtgttgctgttgttttgactgTTGTTTCTGACTTGCAGCTGTGTTTGACGATGCTGTGGAGGAAAGGGTGATCAATGAGGAGTACAAGATCTGGAAGAAGAACACCCCTTTCCTCTATGACCTGGTCATGACTCACGCCCTGGAGTGGCCCAGCCTCACTGCCCAGTGGCTGCCAGATGTCACCAGGTGAGAGTTTGACTCCCTCCATGACCCCCCTGACCTGCACCAAAACATGACAAGAGAAAAGACCTGGGGTGATGTACCCAGTGTTTTGCTCCTCTTCACAGGCCAGAGGGAAAAGACTACAGCGTGCACAGGCTGGTTCTGggcacacacacctctgatgAGCAGAACCACCTTGTGATCGCCAGCGTTCAGCTCCCGAACGACGATGCTCAGTTCGACGCCTCACACTATGACAGCGAGAAAGGAGGTGAGCGGATTGTCTGTTTTTCAGTGTCATCAATCTGGCATAAAGTTCTTACATTAGGATGTTGTGGTTGACAATTCTTCTCAATGAATTAATGAAGTAAAAATTCTCCAAAATCTTTAATGCTTCAGAAAGCATAggtatgtatttttgtttttgatatcttttttaaattgctgATCACCATACTTCCATACAATATCCCATTTACCATGCATTGTAGAATAGAATCCTTGCAAAAACCCCCTCATGTGTATTATGGTGTGTCATGTATTCTTTATTTCAGAGTTTGGAGGCTTTGGATCTGTAAGTGGCAAGATAGAGATTGAGATCAAGATAAATCACGAGGGAGAGGTGAACAGAGCTCGCTACATGCCTCAGAATCCCTGCATCATTGCCACCAAGACCCCGACAAGTGATGTGCTGGTCTTTGATTACACAAAACACCCCTCCAAGCCCGGTAAGATTACAGCCAGAGAAGAGGGTTCAAAAGTGAATCTTTTCATCAAACAATTTTTGTTAAACTGATGTTATTATTGTTCCTGAAGACCCCTCAGGAGAGTGCACTCCAGATCTGCGCCTCAGAGGCCACCAGAAAGAAGGCTACGGCCTCTCCTGGAACCCAAACCTCAGTGGTTGTCTACTTAGTGCTTCTGATGACCATGTAAGCAACCTGCcattctcttctcctctgttctttagctgcttttttgtttttatacattttcttacCCATCTCTGTTCTCGCTGAAAGACTATCTGCCTGTGGGACATCAGCACCGTGCCCAAGGAGGGGAAGATTGTGGATGCTAAGACCATCTTCACAGGCCACACTGCTGTGGTGGAAGATGTCTCCTGGCATTTGCTCCACGAGTCACTCTTTGGATCTGTTGCAGATGACCAGAAACTCATGATGTGAGCTGTTCTTATGTTGACAACAAAATTCTCTAACTTCTGCGGTGACTTGAGGAAAACAATGTTGCTGCATGGtttcaactcttttttttaaactaaagcGCTTTTGTCTGCACAGCTGGGATACGCGGTCTAACAACACATCCAAGCCCAGCCATGCGGTGGACGCCCACACTGCTGAGGTCAACTGCCTCTCCTTCAATCCTTACAGTGAGTTCATCCTGGCCACTGGCTCTGCAGATAAGGTGGGTCCATGCTCGGTCCAAGCAGCTGTTCATTTATGCATAATCTTATTCTCTCTGTAAAATGAGGCGAATCAGTGACAGCAGcccttcttttatttttagaccGTGGCTCTCTGGGAcctgaggaacctgaagctgaagctgcacTCGTTTGAGTCTCATAAAGACGAGATCTTCCAGGTAAGAAGTGAACTTCTGATCACTTAACTACAAAGTCATTCATAAAAATAGTTTGTAGATGTCAACCTTtgttaatctgtaaaataaacccGAAAAAAGTTTATACATGAGCAGAAAGgatttgcatttgtttacatttaaaaaaaaaaaatcggaatAAAGTCTGTGAGTAATTGATCTCAGCGATGAGGTTTAACACTGAATAATAAGCGGCTTATGTTCACATCTgtttacaaatatttttagGATGGCTGACAGAGTGGCCTTGTACAGGTTTCCAAAAACTGATTCACAAAAGAGGTGTGCATCATCACTAGCCCCATGGTTATATT of the Hippoglossus stenolepis isolate QCI-W04-F060 chromosome 10, HSTE1.2, whole genome shotgun sequence genome contains:
- the zbtb8os gene encoding protein archease, giving the protein MNERELDLTEAQIAAKSKYPPITRKYEYLDHTADVQIHSWGNTLEEAFEQCAMGMFGYMTDTETVAPIDTVDVESEGEDMESLLFHFLDDWLYKFSADLFFVPREVKVLHIDRMNFKMRSIGWGEEFSLEKHPQGTEVKAITYSAMQIHDKEKSEIFVIIDI
- the LOC118116140 gene encoding histone-binding protein RBBP4 isoform X2; protein product: MADKEAVFDDAVEERVINEEYKIWKKNTPFLYDLVMTHALEWPSLTAQWLPDVTRPEGKDYSVHRLVLGTHTSDEQNHLVIASVQLPNDDAQFDASHYDSEKGEFGGFGSVSGKIEIEIKINHEGEVNRARYMPQNPCIIATKTPTSDVLVFDYTKHPSKPDPSGECTPDLRLRGHQKEGYGLSWNPNLSGCLLSASDDHTICLWDISTVPKEGKIVDAKTIFTGHTAVVEDVSWHLLHESLFGSVADDQKLMIWDTRSNNTSKPSHAVDAHTAEVNCLSFNPYSEFILATGSADKTVALWDLRNLKLKLHSFESHKDEIFQVQWSPHNETILASSGTDRRLNVWDLSKIGEEQSPEDAEDGPPELLFIHGGHTAKISDFSWNPNEPWVICSVSEDNIMQVWQMAENIYNDEDPEGAADSEVQA
- the LOC118116140 gene encoding histone-binding protein RBBP4 isoform X1, producing MADKEAVFDDAVEERVINEEYKIWKKNTPFLYDLVMTHALEWPSLTAQWLPDVTRPEGKDYSVHRLVLGTHTSDEQNHLVIASVQLPNDDAQFDASHYDSEKGESIEFGGFGSVSGKIEIEIKINHEGEVNRARYMPQNPCIIATKTPTSDVLVFDYTKHPSKPDPSGECTPDLRLRGHQKEGYGLSWNPNLSGCLLSASDDHTICLWDISTVPKEGKIVDAKTIFTGHTAVVEDVSWHLLHESLFGSVADDQKLMIWDTRSNNTSKPSHAVDAHTAEVNCLSFNPYSEFILATGSADKTVALWDLRNLKLKLHSFESHKDEIFQVQWSPHNETILASSGTDRRLNVWDLSKIGEEQSPEDAEDGPPELLFIHGGHTAKISDFSWNPNEPWVICSVSEDNIMQVWQMAENIYNDEDPEGAADSEVQA